TCACGTTGATTGAGGTCTCGTCATCCGTTGCCTCAGCCACCACAGCACAGATTTTGGTCGTTCCGATATCTAAGCCGACGATGATCCGTTCTTTCTTCGGCATGACTCTTACTCCCTTTTTCGAAGAATCACTTTTCCGGGATACCGCATATCCACTTCCAAATTTTCTCGCGCGAACCGCTCTTGAATCGATGGATAGAGGGATTCAAAACGTTCCCATTGCTCGTTGATATCTTTCTCGAACTGAAATCTGATCTTATTCACCTCCGCCACGATCTCACCAGTAGGTGAGTGCACATCGACAGTGGGATTCACGCCAAACCAATCCGCCAAGACCATTCCCACTAGTACGCCATGACGCACCCGATCTCGCACCCGCTCATCATGAGTGGTCGGAAAGTCCTCAGGAATGCCGGCCACGGTTGGCAAATCCGACATGGGCGTATCGTGGACCGGAGGGAAAAGATGGGCCTCACGGTCCAAGAAGTAAGTCTTGCCCGACGATCGCCAAATCGCCACAGGTTCACGTTCTTCAACTCGTATCGCCAACGTCTGGGGGAAAACCCGTTCGACAACAGCCCTCCGGATCCAAGGGTGCGACTCC
The genomic region above belongs to Nitrospirales bacterium and contains:
- a CDS encoding FtsQ-type POTRA domain-containing protein, translated to MKTSASRRRSQKPSFRQKLLRWAVFVIVSVVLIVGAWEFDRVESIAMSWTTVQHVSVVGLNELERKDIAPELALSSETSLLQIQPESLAARLESHPWIRRAVVERVFPQTLAIRVEEREPVAIWRSSGKTYFLDREAHLFPPVHDTPMSDLPTVAGIPEDFPTTHDERVRDRVRHGVLVGMVLADWFGVNPTVDVHSPTGEIVAEVNKIRFQFEKDINEQWERFESLYPSIQERFARENLEVDMRYPGKVILRKRE